One stretch of Miscanthus floridulus cultivar M001 chromosome 18, ASM1932011v1, whole genome shotgun sequence DNA includes these proteins:
- the LOC136524457 gene encoding uncharacterized protein has translation MAAGETSKRLKDTGTSQMKMSGQNQDKLSAEMETEGFEDPIDPKNPTPREIRMIHHNAQATSALLSALSPEEYNKVIGLEIAKEIWDTLHLAHEGVSTVKKSKIHLLMTQLNRFVIKDGEGPQEMFDRLMVIVSKIRGLGGDDLNDHHVVKVMLEAFAPRNPTLVTLIREKRFEEFTPSDVLGRILTHELMEMEIQQRKKFGELEAKMENLKVKEVALKANKSNKAFTSSKPPRSTSSKVEMVDSSSDSSDDEDDEVSFGEIGDVALFMRKYKKGLKREGYKFVKRRFPNKQKRKCYNCGSTEHFIADCPYENKEDKKDKKKKHHKKYDKTQHKKKNYSGQAHIGHEWDSNDDSSSDEETKKVATIAIKKHSCSPKLFTNLTNDEERSTLFCLMGKGEKVKPKSKPKPSPPSSDESDIDSSDESSDDENKQLDTLKDDLNTLQEKNNALKTRNEELEDQFCILWDKTSHSTKASDISNAYTSKGCDRCYNVELEACATNLANMEAMKKEIARLNDIIASGCMDDASKNPKFIQGRHPFIKDGLGHKKGGKTGERKMVNGVSCIRFEKKEIIVEV, from the exons gttttgaagatcccattgaTCCCAAAAATCCCACACCAAGAGAGATTCGCATGATACATCACAATGCTCAAGCTACTAGTGCTCTTCTAAGTGCATTAAGCCCGGAAGAGTACAACAAAGTGATCGGTTTGGAGATTGCTAAGGAGATTTGGGACACCCTTCACCTTGCACATGAAGGAGTTAGTACGGTAAAGAAGTCCAAGATCCATCTATTGATGACTCAACTCAATAGGTTTGTTATCAAGGATGGAGAAGGCcctcaagagatgtttgatagattgatggtGATAGTCAGTAAGATTAGAGGCTTGGGTGGAGATGACTTGAATGATCATCATGTTGTAAAAGTGATGTTGGAAGCATTTGCACCAAGAAACCCAACTCTTGTGACATTGATTAGAGAGAAGAGGTTTGAAGAGTTCACCCCTAGTGATGTCCTTGGAAGAATACTCactcatgagctcatggagatggagatacaACAAAGGAAGAAGTTTGGAGAGCTAGAAGCAAAGATGGAGAACTTGAAGGTCAAGGAGGTAGCTCTCAAGGCAAACAAATCAAACAAGGCTTTCACCTCGAGCAAGCCACCAAGATCAACATCAAGCAAGGTTGAGATGGTTGATTCAtcaagtgactcaagtgatgatgaagatgatgaagtatCTTTCGGAGAGATTGGTGATGTTGCTTTGTTCATGAGGAAGTACAAGAAAGGGTTGAAAAGAGAAGGGTACAAGTTTGTGAAGAGAAGATTTCCCAACAAGCAAAAGAGGAAATGCTATAATTGTGGGAGCACGGAgcatttcattgccgattgtcctTATGAGAATAAAGAGGacaagaaagacaagaagaagaagcaccACAAGAAATATGACAAGACCCAACACAAGAAGAAGAACTATTCGGGTCAAGCTCATATTGGTCATGAATGGGATTCAAAcgatgatagctcaagtgatgaagaaacaaagaaagttgcaaccattgctatcaaGAAGCATTCTTGTTCACCAAAGCTCTTCACCAACTTGACCAATGATGAGGAGAGATCTACACTCTTTTGTCTCATGGGCAAAGGAGAAAAGGTAAAACCAAAATCCAAGCCTAAACCCTCTCCTCCATCTAGTGATGAATCCGACATAGACTCtagtgatgaatctagtgatgatgaaaataAACAACTTG ATACCCTAAAGGATGACCTAAATACTCTTCAAGAGAAGAACAATGCACTCAAGACAAGAAATGAGGAGCTTGAAGATCAATTTTGCATCCTTTGGGATAAAACCTCACATTCAACGAAGGCAAGTGATATCTCTAATGCATATACTAGCAAGGGTTGTGATAGATGCTACAATGTTGAGTTAGAAGCTTGTGCTACTAACCTTGCTAATATGGAAGCtatgaagaaggaaattgcaaGACTCAACGATATCATAGCTAGTGGGTGCATGGATGATGCAAGTAAGAATCCCAAGTTCATTCAAGGAAGACATCCTTTTATCAAGGATGGTCTTGGCCACAAGAAGGGTGGCAAGACCGGTGAAAGGAAGATGGTGAATGGAGTGTCTTGCATCAGGTTTGAGAAGAAGGAAATCATTGTTGAGGTGTAG